Proteins from one Pontibacter korlensis genomic window:
- a CDS encoding 3-keto-disaccharide hydrolase, translated as MKKHILSVLALAALFSCQSGNTENEAAATEAETTENSATDNEEWVSLFDGETTNGWHTYGKDSVGRAWVVDDGALHLDASNKKDWQTSDGGDIVTEETYDNFHLQLEWKVAKNGNSGIIFYVQEDTAQYDYTWNTGLEMQVLDNEGHPDAKIHKHRAGDLYDLIASSPETVKPAGEWNQVEIISNNGQLVFHQNGQKVLETTLWDDNWRELVANSKFADMPNWGTFRSGKIALQDHGDNVWYRNIRIKRL; from the coding sequence ATGAAGAAACATATTCTCTCTGTTTTAGCCCTGGCAGCTTTGTTTTCCTGCCAGTCGGGTAATACAGAAAACGAGGCTGCGGCGACAGAAGCTGAAACTACTGAAAACAGTGCCACAGACAATGAGGAATGGGTTTCTCTTTTCGACGGGGAGACGACCAATGGCTGGCACACCTATGGCAAAGATTCTGTTGGCAGAGCCTGGGTGGTAGACGATGGAGCCCTGCACCTGGATGCTTCTAACAAGAAAGACTGGCAAACCAGTGACGGTGGAGACATTGTAACAGAAGAAACATATGATAACTTCCACCTGCAGCTAGAGTGGAAGGTAGCCAAGAACGGGAACAGCGGCATTATATTTTATGTGCAGGAAGACACAGCACAGTATGACTACACCTGGAACACAGGTCTGGAAATGCAGGTGCTTGACAATGAAGGCCACCCTGACGCTAAAATACACAAGCACCGTGCCGGCGACCTTTACGACCTGATAGCCAGCAGCCCTGAAACCGTGAAACCGGCAGGAGAGTGGAACCAGGTGGAGATCATCAGCAACAATGGACAATTGGTGTTCCACCAGAACGGCCAGAAAGTGCTGGAAACTACCCTGTGGGACGACAACTGGCGTGAGTTAGTAGCCAACAGCAAGTTTGCCGACATGCCTAACTGGGGCACTTTCCGTTCCGGAAAGATCGCTCTGCAGGACCACGGTGACAACGTGTGGTACCGCAACATTCGCATAAAACGACTCTAA
- a CDS encoding sugar phosphate isomerase/epimerase family protein, with translation MNTIKGPAIFIAQFIQDQAPFNSLESICKWAKGLGYEGVQLPTTDSRFIDLQKAAESKTYADEIKGVVQEAGLQITELSTHLQGQLVAVHPAYDTLFDGFAPEAYRNNPKARQEWAVQQLKYAAKASQNLGLSASVTFSGSLLWPYVYPWPQRPAGLVEAGFKELGDRWLPILNEYQNCGVDLCYEIHAGEDLHDGISYEMFLDQVNQHPSACLLYDPSHFILQSLDYLEHIDIYHERIKMFHVKDAEFNPSGRQGVYGGYQGWVNRAGRFRSLGDGQVDFKAVFSKLTQYDFKGWAVLEWECALKHPEDGAREGAPFIKDHIIRVTERAFDDFAASGIDESKNRNVLGLS, from the coding sequence ATGAATACGATCAAAGGACCAGCAATATTCATCGCACAATTCATTCAGGATCAGGCACCGTTCAACAGCCTGGAGTCAATATGTAAATGGGCTAAGGGCCTGGGCTATGAAGGTGTACAGCTCCCAACAACTGATTCCCGCTTTATAGACCTGCAGAAAGCAGCCGAGAGCAAAACATACGCCGACGAGATTAAGGGCGTGGTGCAGGAGGCTGGGCTACAGATTACAGAGCTATCCACACACCTGCAGGGGCAGCTGGTGGCCGTGCACCCGGCTTATGACACACTGTTCGACGGATTTGCACCGGAGGCTTACCGCAACAACCCTAAAGCAAGACAGGAGTGGGCGGTGCAGCAGCTTAAGTATGCAGCCAAAGCCTCTCAGAACCTGGGGCTAAGCGCCAGTGTCACCTTCAGTGGGTCCCTGCTTTGGCCTTACGTGTACCCGTGGCCACAGCGCCCGGCGGGCCTGGTAGAGGCTGGCTTCAAGGAGCTGGGCGACCGTTGGCTTCCTATTCTGAATGAGTACCAGAATTGCGGCGTGGACCTGTGCTATGAGATACACGCGGGCGAGGACCTACACGACGGGATCTCTTACGAGATGTTCCTCGACCAGGTGAACCAGCACCCAAGCGCTTGTCTGCTTTACGACCCGTCGCACTTTATACTTCAGTCGCTGGACTACCTGGAGCACATAGACATCTACCACGAGCGCATCAAGATGTTCCATGTTAAAGACGCCGAGTTTAACCCATCGGGCAGACAGGGCGTCTATGGCGGTTACCAGGGTTGGGTAAACCGCGCCGGCCGTTTCCGCTCTCTAGGAGACGGACAGGTAGACTTCAAAGCAGTTTTCAGCAAGCTTACGCAGTACGACTTTAAAGGCTGGGCTGTGTTGGAGTGGGAGTGCGCTCTGAAGCACCCAGAAGACGGTGCCCGTGAAGGAGCCCCTTTCATTAAAGATCATATTATCCGGGTAACAGAAAGAGCTTTCGACGACTTTGCCGCTTCCGGTATTGATGAAAGCAAAAACCGAAACGTACTTGGATTATCATAA
- a CDS encoding c-type cytochrome, which translates to MKKNLLLLSCLAFVMACNNASETTEDGAYSADSEMDSTSGAAVSASTRQSEVDTNRMDIGNDRTAGGAEAVGGQGNYEKGAKLIAMSDCLSCHQEDKKLVGPSYVEVAEKYEFNDKNVDYLAEKIIKGGAGVWGQIPMTSHPDLSQDDAKEMAKYVLSLKK; encoded by the coding sequence ATGAAAAAGAATTTACTGCTACTAAGCTGCCTGGCCTTTGTAATGGCCTGTAACAATGCATCAGAAACAACAGAAGATGGTGCGTACAGCGCTGATAGTGAAATGGACTCAACATCTGGTGCTGCTGTAAGTGCTTCTACCAGGCAGTCGGAGGTAGACACCAACCGCATGGACATTGGCAACGACCGCACCGCCGGAGGAGCCGAAGCTGTTGGCGGGCAGGGTAACTATGAGAAAGGCGCTAAGCTGATCGCTATGTCAGACTGCCTTAGCTGCCACCAGGAAGACAAGAAACTGGTAGGGCCTTCTTATGTAGAGGTCGCTGAGAAGTACGAGTTCAACGATAAGAACGTGGATTACCTGGCAGAGAAAATCATCAAGGGAGGTGCCGGTGTATGGGGGCAGATTCCAATGACGTCTCACCCAGACCTTAGCCAGGACGACGCCAAAGAAATGGCCAAGTATGTACTATCTCTAAAGAAGTAA
- a CDS encoding gluconate 2-dehydrogenase subunit 3 family protein encodes MNRREALSAVSWILGGALVSADLLVSCTSKSPKVNDLFNQDQVAFLNEVGDTILPATSTPGAKAADVGSLMAVMVQDCYTKEDQDIFIEGISKIDEESEEMFGKKFLKLDAKQRTALLTAIDKEQREYMATKKPEEPNHYFRMMKELTMFGFFTSEVGATQALRYVEVPGRYDGCMPYKKGDRAWAT; translated from the coding sequence ATGAACAGAAGAGAAGCATTAAGTGCTGTAAGCTGGATACTGGGAGGTGCCCTGGTAAGCGCCGACCTGTTGGTATCCTGCACGTCCAAATCACCTAAGGTAAACGATCTTTTCAACCAGGACCAGGTAGCTTTCCTGAACGAGGTAGGGGATACCATCCTGCCTGCCACCAGCACGCCAGGTGCCAAGGCAGCTGATGTGGGTAGCCTGATGGCTGTCATGGTACAGGATTGCTATACCAAAGAGGATCAGGATATTTTTATTGAAGGTATCTCCAAAATTGATGAGGAAAGCGAGGAGATGTTCGGCAAGAAGTTTCTGAAGCTGGATGCAAAGCAGCGTACTGCCCTGCTTACCGCTATAGATAAAGAGCAGAGAGAGTACATGGCCACTAAAAAGCCGGAAGAGCCTAACCATTATTTCCGCATGATGAAAGAACTGACAATGTTCGGTTTCTTCACATCTGAGGTAGGTGCAACACAAGCCTTGCGCTATGTAGAGGTACCAGGCAGGTATGATGGCTGTATGCCTTACAAAAAAGGAGACAGAGCCTGGGCAACCTAA
- a CDS encoding GMC oxidoreductase: MAENVYDAIVVGSGISGGWAAKELSEKGLKTIMLERGRNIEHVKDYVNANKHPWDFPHRGRRTQQMIEDYPVLRRDYPLQETNLEYWVNEKESPYTEVKRFDWFRGYHVGGRSLMWGRQSYRLSDLDFEANAKDGIAVDWPIRYKDLAPWYSYVEKFSGISGSKDGIPHLPDGDFMPPMDMNCVEKDVAKRIQDHYKGNRHMIIGRVANITQPHHNRVNCQYRNKCWLGCPFGGYFSTQSATLPAAMATGNLTLRPFSIVTKVIYDKDTKRAKGVEVLDAETNQTYEYFAKVIFLNASTLNTTWILMNSATDVWDGGLGSSSGVLGHNLMDHHFRVGASGEVEGYEDKYYYGRRPNGIYIPRFRNINGEKRDYIRGFGYQGSAGREGWSREIAEMNIGGELKDALSEPGKWTMGITAFGETLPYHENKVTLDKNTKDKWGLPVLAIDAEIKENEKKMRIDMMEDAKEMLEQSGLKNVNTFDAGYAMGQGIHEMGTARMGRDPKSSVLNANNQVWDAPNVYITDGAAMTSAGCQNPSLTYMALTARAVDHAVGELKRQNI; this comes from the coding sequence ATGGCGGAAAACGTATATGACGCGATTGTTGTAGGCTCAGGTATATCTGGTGGCTGGGCGGCAAAAGAGCTTTCAGAAAAAGGTTTAAAAACCATCATGCTGGAGCGTGGTCGAAACATAGAGCACGTGAAAGATTATGTAAATGCAAACAAGCACCCCTGGGATTTCCCGCACCGCGGACGTCGTACACAGCAGATGATTGAGGACTATCCTGTTCTGAGACGCGATTACCCGCTACAGGAAACAAACCTCGAGTACTGGGTAAACGAAAAGGAAAGTCCTTATACAGAGGTGAAACGCTTTGACTGGTTCCGTGGCTATCACGTTGGTGGCCGCTCACTTATGTGGGGGCGCCAAAGCTACCGCCTGAGCGATCTGGACTTTGAGGCCAACGCCAAGGATGGTATAGCTGTTGACTGGCCTATCCGCTACAAAGATCTGGCACCTTGGTACAGCTATGTAGAGAAGTTCTCTGGCATCAGTGGCTCTAAGGATGGCATTCCACACCTGCCAGATGGTGACTTCATGCCTCCGATGGACATGAACTGTGTGGAGAAAGATGTTGCCAAGCGCATACAGGACCACTACAAAGGCAATCGCCACATGATTATTGGCCGTGTAGCCAATATCACGCAGCCACATCATAACCGCGTAAACTGCCAATACCGTAACAAATGTTGGTTAGGCTGTCCGTTTGGTGGATACTTCAGTACACAGTCTGCGACATTGCCTGCAGCAATGGCTACTGGTAACCTGACGCTTCGTCCTTTCTCCATCGTTACAAAAGTAATCTACGACAAAGACACCAAGCGTGCAAAAGGGGTGGAGGTATTGGATGCTGAAACCAACCAAACCTACGAGTACTTTGCTAAGGTAATCTTCCTGAATGCCTCTACACTAAACACGACCTGGATACTGATGAACTCTGCCACCGATGTATGGGATGGCGGCTTAGGTAGCAGCAGCGGCGTGCTTGGCCATAACCTGATGGACCACCATTTCCGTGTGGGCGCCTCCGGAGAGGTAGAGGGCTACGAAGATAAATACTATTACGGCCGTCGTCCGAACGGTATCTATATTCCTCGTTTCCGCAATATCAACGGCGAAAAGCGTGACTACATCCGAGGCTTTGGCTACCAGGGTAGCGCTGGCCGCGAAGGCTGGAGCCGTGAGATTGCTGAGATGAACATTGGCGGTGAACTGAAGGATGCGCTTAGCGAACCAGGAAAATGGACAATGGGTATCACTGCCTTTGGAGAAACCCTGCCTTACCACGAAAACAAGGTTACGCTCGATAAAAACACGAAAGACAAGTGGGGCTTGCCTGTACTTGCCATCGATGCCGAGATCAAGGAGAACGAGAAGAAGATGCGTATTGACATGATGGAGGATGCCAAGGAAATGCTGGAGCAGTCAGGTCTGAAGAACGTGAACACCTTCGACGCAGGCTATGCTATGGGGCAAGGTATCCACGAAATGGGTACGGCACGTATGGGACGTGATCCTAAATCGTCGGTACTGAACGCGAATAACCAGGTGTGGGATGCTCCAAACGTGTACATCACCGATGGTGCAGCCATGACCTCAGCAGGTTGCCAGAACCCGTCGCTTACTTACATGGCACTTACTGCCAGAGCAGTAGATCACGCTGTTGGCGAGCTGAAGCGTCAGAATATATAA
- a CDS encoding Gfo/Idh/MocA family protein, whose amino-acid sequence MSEKENQSSLRDSRRNFMKMGALAAAGFFIVPRHVLGKGYVAPSDRLVVAGIGVGGMGGNDVNGVFNSGKADIGFLCDVDDRRAEKARQKFTNAKYYKDWRELFEKEAKNFDAVTVSTPDHNHAVVAMAAMQLGKHVYVQKPLTHDIYEARMLTDAAKRYKVVTQMGNQGASGDGVRQLREWYDSKAIGDVHTVYCWTNRPVWPQGIPWPAAKAEVPKELDWNLWLGTAPYTDYVEKLVPFNWRGWWDYGTGALGDMGCHIVEAPFSVLNLKYAQDVQASVGSVYVDEFKRGYFPESCPPSSHVTLTFPKTDKTKGPVTVHWMDGGIQPARPEELEPGEVFGDGENGVLFVGTKGKMMAGCYAENPQLLPTSRTNSFQVKDKHKLARVPGSAKGHYNQWVEACMAGHGNKEVSSPFEVAGPLTEALLMANLAIRGIDIRVPKTNGEGYNYPGRDIKLLWDNEQMRVTNFDEVNKFVKRDYRAGWTLGV is encoded by the coding sequence ATGTCTGAAAAAGAAAACCAATCTTCTCTTAGAGATTCCAGAAGGAATTTCATGAAAATGGGTGCCCTGGCTGCGGCAGGTTTCTTTATTGTACCACGCCATGTGCTAGGCAAAGGGTATGTTGCTCCAAGCGATAGATTGGTAGTGGCAGGTATAGGTGTCGGTGGGATGGGAGGCAACGACGTGAACGGTGTCTTCAACAGCGGTAAAGCTGATATCGGCTTTCTCTGCGATGTAGACGATAGAAGGGCAGAGAAAGCAAGGCAAAAATTTACTAACGCCAAATATTATAAAGACTGGCGTGAGCTTTTCGAAAAAGAGGCAAAGAACTTCGACGCTGTAACGGTATCAACACCAGACCACAACCATGCAGTGGTAGCCATGGCTGCCATGCAGCTGGGCAAACACGTGTATGTGCAGAAACCGCTAACGCACGATATTTATGAGGCCCGTATGCTTACCGATGCTGCCAAGCGCTACAAGGTAGTTACCCAAATGGGCAACCAGGGGGCATCCGGAGATGGTGTGCGGCAGCTGCGCGAGTGGTATGATTCCAAAGCTATTGGCGATGTGCATACGGTATACTGCTGGACTAACCGACCGGTGTGGCCGCAGGGCATACCATGGCCCGCAGCAAAGGCAGAGGTGCCCAAGGAGCTGGACTGGAACCTGTGGCTTGGAACTGCTCCCTACACCGATTACGTGGAGAAACTTGTGCCATTTAACTGGCGCGGTTGGTGGGACTACGGTACAGGTGCTTTAGGCGATATGGGCTGTCATATTGTGGAAGCGCCTTTCAGCGTGCTTAACCTGAAGTATGCCCAGGATGTGCAGGCGAGTGTAGGCAGCGTGTATGTAGATGAGTTTAAGCGGGGATATTTCCCGGAAAGCTGTCCTCCTTCCAGCCACGTTACACTAACCTTCCCTAAAACAGATAAAACCAAAGGTCCGGTAACTGTACATTGGATGGACGGCGGCATACAGCCTGCGCGACCTGAAGAGCTGGAACCCGGTGAGGTGTTTGGTGACGGTGAAAACGGTGTTCTCTTTGTGGGCACAAAAGGTAAAATGATGGCAGGCTGCTATGCAGAAAACCCTCAGCTCTTGCCAACAAGCCGCACAAACAGTTTTCAGGTAAAAGACAAGCATAAGCTTGCACGTGTTCCGGGTAGTGCGAAAGGCCACTACAACCAGTGGGTGGAGGCCTGTATGGCAGGGCACGGTAACAAAGAGGTTAGCTCACCTTTCGAGGTTGCTGGTCCATTAACAGAGGCTCTGCTTATGGCTAACCTTGCTATTCGCGGCATTGATATTCGTGTACCAAAGACAAACGGCGAAGGCTATAATTATCCTGGCCGCGATATTAAACTGCTTTGGGATAACGAGCAGATGCGCGTGACCAACTTTGACGAAGTAAACAAATTTGTAAAACGGGATTACCGTGCAGGCTGGACCTTAGGCGTATAG
- a CDS encoding Gfo/Idh/MocA family protein, whose translation MSDKLRLGMIGGGQGAFIGAVHRIAAQVDGAYELVCGAFSSNPEKSKASGLELGLQPERVYTSYNELFEKELQLPENERVQVISIVTPNHVHFEPAKLALEKGFHVVLDKPMTFTLEEALELRKVAEASGKRFCLTHTYTGYPMVKEARQVVASGKLGKIRKVYVEYPQGWLSKFEEGGDNKQASWRTDPSKSGKAGAMGDIGTHAFNLAEYVSGLSVTKLCADLNIVVEGRQLDDDGAVLLKFDNGASGVLMATQIAAGEENNVKIRVYGEHGGVEWQQSDENTLLVKWLDKPAEIWRTGGGYVSSYAQHNTRTPAGHPEGYLEAFANLYRNFALCVKADLAGEEPKAEWLDYPGVEEGVRGMAFIENVIASGRSEQKWINFSL comes from the coding sequence ATGTCTGATAAATTACGTTTAGGTATGATTGGCGGTGGACAAGGAGCCTTTATTGGGGCCGTTCACCGAATTGCAGCGCAAGTAGACGGCGCCTATGAACTTGTTTGTGGCGCTTTTAGCAGTAATCCCGAAAAGTCTAAAGCCAGTGGCCTTGAGCTGGGGCTGCAGCCGGAGCGGGTGTATACTTCCTACAACGAGTTGTTTGAGAAGGAGCTGCAGTTGCCAGAGAATGAAAGAGTACAGGTTATCAGTATTGTAACTCCAAACCACGTGCACTTCGAGCCAGCCAAATTAGCGCTGGAAAAGGGGTTTCATGTGGTGCTGGACAAGCCAATGACCTTTACACTGGAAGAAGCTCTTGAGCTGCGCAAAGTAGCAGAAGCCTCTGGTAAGCGCTTTTGCCTGACGCATACCTACACAGGCTATCCTATGGTGAAAGAGGCGCGGCAGGTAGTAGCCTCAGGTAAGCTGGGCAAAATCAGAAAAGTATATGTAGAGTACCCACAAGGGTGGCTGAGCAAGTTTGAGGAGGGAGGCGATAACAAGCAGGCCTCCTGGCGAACTGACCCTAGCAAAAGCGGTAAAGCAGGTGCCATGGGCGATATTGGGACGCATGCCTTCAACTTAGCTGAATATGTGAGCGGCCTGTCAGTAACTAAGCTGTGTGCCGATCTTAACATTGTGGTGGAAGGTCGCCAACTAGATGATGATGGCGCAGTGCTACTAAAGTTTGACAACGGTGCCAGCGGCGTTTTGATGGCTACACAGATTGCTGCAGGCGAAGAGAACAATGTGAAGATACGAGTTTACGGTGAGCATGGCGGAGTTGAGTGGCAGCAGAGCGACGAGAACACTCTTTTGGTGAAATGGCTCGACAAACCAGCCGAGATCTGGCGCACCGGAGGCGGCTATGTGAGTTCTTACGCACAACACAATACCCGCACTCCTGCAGGTCATCCAGAAGGCTACCTGGAGGCATTTGCAAACCTATACCGCAACTTCGCTCTATGTGTTAAGGCAGATCTGGCAGGAGAGGAGCCTAAGGCAGAGTGGCTGGATTACCCAGGCGTGGAAGAAGGTGTACGTGGTATGGCCTTCATTGAGAACGTGATAGCCTCCGGACGGTCTGAGCAGAAATGGATCAACTTTAGCCTATAA
- a CDS encoding nucleoside permease, with protein sequence MNSVIRIKLSIMMFLEFFIWGAWFVTLGTYLLTNLETSATQVGVAFLTQSIGAIVAPFIIGLIADRFFPAQRILGVLHLLGAALLWYASTAPDFDSFYPAILVYMILYMPTLALVNSVSFRQMQNPSKEFPPIRVLGTLGWIIAGLTIGWLNWEQNGSLDLTFRMAAIASAILGVFSFTLPNTPPVKAGGTTSLGDILGLEAIGLLKNRSYLTFFLSSVAICVPLAFYYNFTNPFLNELGMESAAGKQSMGQMSELLFMLLMPFFFVRLGVKKMLAIGMFAWVLRYTFFAFGDVDTSYWMLIGGIILHGICYDFFFVTGQIYTDNLAGERFKSAAQGMITLATYGVGMLIGSLLSGMIVDAYTLTDGHDWQTIWLIPAGIAGAVLLIFLLVFRDRNTTKPADNTAYNQTPEQRQVGSVS encoded by the coding sequence ATGAATTCGGTGATCCGCATTAAACTTTCTATCATGATGTTCCTGGAGTTCTTTATCTGGGGCGCATGGTTTGTAACGCTAGGTACCTACCTGCTTACTAATCTGGAGACTTCTGCCACACAGGTAGGTGTAGCCTTTCTTACACAGTCTATTGGAGCTATTGTAGCACCATTTATCATTGGCTTGATAGCGGACCGCTTCTTTCCGGCACAGCGTATTCTTGGTGTGCTGCACCTGTTAGGTGCTGCTTTGCTGTGGTATGCCTCTACGGCACCAGACTTCGATAGCTTTTATCCGGCTATTTTGGTGTACATGATCTTGTACATGCCAACACTGGCATTGGTTAACTCTGTGTCGTTCCGCCAAATGCAGAACCCAAGCAAAGAGTTTCCGCCAATTCGTGTGCTTGGTACGCTGGGCTGGATTATCGCTGGCCTTACCATCGGGTGGCTGAACTGGGAGCAAAACGGTAGCCTGGACCTTACTTTCCGTATGGCCGCTATTGCTTCTGCTATTCTTGGTGTGTTCAGCTTTACGCTGCCTAACACACCTCCTGTAAAAGCCGGTGGTACAACCTCTCTTGGTGATATCCTGGGGCTGGAGGCGATCGGGCTTCTGAAAAACCGCTCTTACCTGACGTTCTTCCTTTCCTCAGTTGCCATCTGTGTGCCGTTGGCTTTCTATTACAACTTTACTAATCCATTCCTCAACGAACTGGGTATGGAGTCTGCCGCAGGTAAGCAGTCAATGGGACAAATGTCTGAATTGCTGTTTATGTTGCTGATGCCATTCTTCTTCGTGCGCCTGGGTGTTAAGAAAATGCTGGCCATAGGTATGTTTGCCTGGGTGCTTCGCTATACTTTCTTTGCCTTCGGCGATGTGGATACAAGCTACTGGATGCTTATTGGTGGTATCATACTACATGGTATCTGCTACGACTTCTTCTTTGTAACAGGCCAGATTTATACAGATAACCTAGCTGGTGAGCGCTTCAAAAGTGCTGCTCAGGGTATGATCACACTGGCAACTTATGGTGTTGGTATGCTTATAGGCTCTTTGCTTTCAGGTATGATTGTGGATGCCTATACTTTGACCGATGGCCATGACTGGCAGACTATTTGGTTGATTCCTGCTGGTATCGCAGGAGCTGTATTGCTCATCTTCCTGCTTGTTTTCCGTGACAGAAACACGACAAAACCAGCTGATAACACAGCTTACAATCAGACGCCTGAGCAGCGCCAGGTTGGTAGTGTATCTTAA